A genomic stretch from Psilocybe cubensis strain MGC-MH-2018 chromosome 1, whole genome shotgun sequence includes:
- a CDS encoding 54S ribosomal protein L35, mitochondrial, translating into MFALRCRSGVASALRVRVVSRGLATAVPEASTSASSTVPPPTYDDAVPAAKTTNGRTGLSARRRRAAALSGLDLKGEDILTVKKWNRALPRHVIPAYDLALGVLEEDSRKLKAEVLVKRKAIEGKLQALEKLLAKGEGEGEVESLKRELEALLEKADVVEVQSEVNLPQVRWAVKNALADMNKLSHRHLIEQKWRKDGDLDLLMERLYQMNVIPDVLPILEPTVDLHLVAKARPTEYLKIGKLQTTVVPGEFIRPKQTLVPPKLYATVFHTDVRLYTMILVDPDVPSPETASYTTYLHWMKPNIPLSATSPHLIPDLNDHTAYVPPHPQRGSPYHRYVCLLLPQPALAPEGYTRVGSVLAARQGNEQPTSQRLDIPVVPEEERRGFDVRAFMEKWGFEGRRGGGAHMFREVWDEDVSAIYKDVLKQPEPHYGQPPKRDPYAQIKQQKKYHL; encoded by the exons ATGTTTGCGCTGCGCTGTCGGAGCGGTGTTGCCAGTGCGCTGCGCGTGCGTGTTGTGAGTAGGGGCCTGGCGACTGCTGTTCCCGAGGCGTCgacttctgcttcttccaccGTACCGCCTCCGACTTACGATGATGCTGTTCCTGCTGCGAAGACGACGAATGGACGCACGGGTCTCTCAGCTAGACGTCGTCGAGCCGCTGCGCTCTCTGGTTTGGATTTGAAGGGGGAGGATATCCTTACTGTGAAAAAATGGAACAGGGCACTTCCGAGGCATGTTATACCCGCGTACGACCTGGCGCTCGGTGTGTTGGAGGAGGACAGCCGGAAGCTCAAGGCGGAGGTGTTGGTGAAGAGGAAGGCTATTGAGGGGAAGCTCCAGGCGCTGGAGAAGCTGTTGGCGAAGGgtgagggcgagggcgaggtgGAGAGCTTGAAGAGAGAGCTTGAGGCGCTGTTGGAAAAGGCGGATGTGGTCGAGGTGCAGAGCGAGGTGAACTTGCCGCAGGTTAGGTGGGCTGTGAAAAATGCGTTGG CGGATATGAACAAGCTTTCGCATCGGCATTTGATTGAGCAAAAGTGGAGGAAGGATGGTGACCTTGACTTGCTG ATGGAACGTCTATACCAGATGAATGTCATTCCGGATGTTCTACCTATTCTTGAGCCAACAGTGGACCTGCACCTCGTAGCCAAGGCGCGTCCGACAGAGTATCTCAAGATTGGCAAGTTGCAAACGACCGTTGTCCCTGGAGAATTCATCAGGCCAAAGCAG ACCCTTGTCCCGCCCAAGCTATATGCGACTGTGTTCCACACGGATGTGCGTCTGTATACGATGATTCTCGTTGACCCCG ACGTGCCCAGTCCTGAAACGGCTAGCTATACCACCTATTTGCATTGGATGAA GCCCAACATTCCCCTCTCGGCGACATCTCCTCACCTTATTCCCGATCTGAACGACCATACGGCGTATGTCCCGCCTCACCCACAGCGCGGTAGCCCATACCACCGATACGTCTGCCTTTTGTTGCCCCAGCCAGCACTTGCGCCGGAGGGCTATACGCGCGTGGGTAGCGTGCTCGCGGCGCGCCAGGGCAATGAGCAGCCGACCTCGCAGAGGCTCGATATCCCTGTTGTGCcggaggaagaaagaagggGGTTCGATGTTCGGGCGTTTATGGAAAAGTGGGGCTTCGAGGGCAGGAGGGGTGGTGGTGCGCATATGTTTAGAGAGGTTTGGGATGAGGATGTGTCGGCTATCTATAAGGATGTTCTCA AACAACCTGAACCTCATTATGGCCAGCCACCGAAGAGAGATCCTTATGCGCAGATCAAACAGCAGAAAAAGTATCATTTGTAG